In Sphingomonas phyllosphaerae, one DNA window encodes the following:
- a CDS encoding F0F1 ATP synthase subunit gamma produces MASLKALKIRIGSVKSTQKITKAMKMVAAAKLRRAQEAAVAGRPYAERLEGVVASLARTVGVGASPLLAGTGKDQVHLLVVATSERGLAGAFNTNIVRAARRKAEELEAAGKTVRFYIAGKKGRVMKRFYPTGIVADHDLSEMKTASFDAAKEIADDLIARFKAGEFDVAHLFYARFQSALVQEPIGAQIIPVAIPQVKDAKASDATVEYEPSEEAILDDLLPRNVAIQIFRALLENAASEQGSRMTAMDNATRNAGDMIKRLSIQYNRARQAAITTELVEIISGAEAL; encoded by the coding sequence ATGGCAAGTTTGAAGGCCCTCAAGATCCGCATCGGCTCGGTGAAGTCGACGCAGAAGATCACCAAGGCGATGAAGATGGTCGCCGCCGCCAAGCTGCGCCGTGCGCAGGAGGCGGCGGTCGCGGGGCGTCCCTATGCCGAGCGGCTGGAGGGCGTCGTCGCCAGCCTCGCGCGGACGGTCGGCGTCGGCGCGTCGCCGCTGCTGGCGGGCACCGGCAAGGACCAGGTGCATCTGCTGGTCGTCGCGACCTCTGAGCGCGGTCTCGCGGGCGCGTTCAACACCAACATCGTCCGCGCCGCGCGCCGCAAGGCCGAGGAGCTGGAGGCCGCGGGCAAGACCGTGCGCTTCTACATCGCCGGCAAGAAGGGGCGCGTGATGAAGCGCTTCTACCCGACCGGGATCGTCGCCGACCATGACCTGTCGGAGATGAAGACCGCGAGCTTCGACGCCGCCAAGGAGATCGCTGACGATCTGATCGCGCGCTTCAAGGCCGGCGAATTCGACGTCGCGCATTTGTTCTACGCGCGCTTCCAGTCGGCGCTGGTGCAGGAGCCGATCGGCGCGCAGATCATCCCGGTCGCGATCCCGCAAGTAAAGGACGCCAAGGCGTCGGACGCGACGGTGGAGTATGAGCCGAGCGAGGAGGCGATCCTCGACGATCTGCTGCCGCGCAACGTCGCGATCCAGATCTTCCGCGCGTTGCTGGAAAATGCCGCCTCGGAGCAGGGCAGCCGCATGACCGCGATGGACAATGCGACCCGCAACGCCGGCGACATGATCAAGCGGCTGAGCATCCAGTACAACCGCGCGCGTCAGGCGGCGATCACGACCGAGCTGGTCGAGATCATCTCGGGCGCCGAGGCACTGTAA
- the atpD gene encoding F0F1 ATP synthase subunit beta, which translates to MATVLEDRPTHLTGQTNNTGRISQVIGAVVDVQFDQQLPAILSALETENNGVRLVLEVAQHLGENTVRTIAMDSTEGLTRGQTVTDTGAQILMPVGPATLGRIMNVVGEPIDERGPIATDLRAPIHAKAPDFVDQSTESAILVTGIKVIDLLAPYAKGGKIGLFGGAGVGKTVLIQELINNIAKGHGGTSVFAGVGERTREGNDLYHEFLDAGVIAKDAEGNAVSEGSKVALVYGQMNEPPGARARVALSGLAIAEYFRDQEGQDVLFFVDNIFRFTQAGAEVSALLGRIPSAVGYQPTLSTDMGALQERITSTNKGSITSVQAVYVPADDLTDPAPATSFAHLDATTVLNRAISELGIYPAVDPLDSTSRVLEPRTVGQDHYETARAVQATLQKYKSLQDIIAILGMDELSEEDKLTVSRARKIQRFLSQPFHVAEVFTNIPGKFVQLEDTIRSFKAVVNGEYDHLPEAAFYMVGGIDEAIAKAEKMAKEA; encoded by the coding sequence ATGGCCACCGTCCTAGAGGATCGCCCGACTCACCTTACGGGCCAGACCAACAACACCGGCCGCATCAGCCAGGTGATCGGCGCGGTGGTCGACGTGCAGTTCGACCAGCAGCTGCCGGCGATCCTGTCGGCGCTGGAGACCGAGAACAACGGCGTCCGGCTGGTGCTCGAGGTCGCGCAGCATCTCGGCGAGAACACCGTCCGCACGATCGCGATGGACTCGACCGAGGGGCTGACCCGCGGCCAGACCGTCACCGACACCGGCGCGCAGATCCTGATGCCGGTCGGCCCGGCGACGCTCGGCCGCATCATGAACGTCGTCGGCGAGCCGATCGACGAGCGCGGTCCGATCGCGACCGACCTGCGCGCGCCGATCCACGCCAAGGCGCCGGACTTCGTCGACCAGTCGACCGAAAGCGCGATCCTGGTGACGGGTATCAAGGTCATCGACCTGCTCGCGCCGTACGCGAAGGGCGGCAAGATCGGCCTGTTCGGCGGCGCGGGCGTCGGCAAGACCGTGCTGATCCAGGAGCTGATCAACAACATCGCGAAGGGCCATGGCGGCACCTCGGTGTTCGCGGGCGTCGGCGAGCGGACCCGCGAGGGCAACGACCTGTACCACGAATTCCTCGACGCGGGCGTTATCGCCAAGGATGCCGAGGGCAATGCGGTCAGCGAGGGTTCGAAGGTCGCGCTGGTCTATGGCCAGATGAACGAGCCGCCGGGCGCGCGTGCGCGTGTCGCGCTGTCGGGTCTGGCGATCGCGGAATATTTCCGCGACCAGGAAGGGCAGGACGTGCTGTTCTTCGTCGACAACATCTTCCGCTTCACGCAGGCGGGCGCGGAAGTGTCGGCGCTGCTGGGTCGTATCCCGTCGGCGGTGGGCTATCAGCCGACGCTGTCGACCGACATGGGTGCGCTGCAGGAGCGGATCACCTCGACCAACAAGGGCTCGATCACCTCGGTGCAGGCCGTCTATGTCCCCGCGGACGATCTGACCGACCCGGCGCCGGCGACCTCGTTCGCGCACCTTGACGCGACGACCGTGCTCAATCGCGCGATCTCGGAGCTGGGCATCTATCCGGCGGTCGATCCGCTCGATTCGACCAGCCGCGTGCTGGAGCCGCGCACCGTCGGTCAGGATCACTACGAGACCGCGCGTGCGGTGCAGGCGACGCTGCAGAAGTACAAGTCGCTGCAGGACATCATTGCGATCCTCGGGATGGACGAGCTGTCCGAAGAGGACAAGCTGACCGTCAGCCGCGCGCGCAAGATCCAGCGCTTCCTCAGCCAGCCGTTCCACGTCGCCGAGGTGTTCACCAACATCCCCGGCAAGTTCGTCCAGCTCGAAGACACGATCCGCAGCTTCAAGGCGGTGGTGAACGGCGAGTACGATCACCTGCCGGAAGCGGCCTTCTACATGGTCGGCGGCATCGACGAGGCGATCGCCAAGGCCGAGAAGATGGCCAAGGAGGCGTGA
- a CDS encoding ATP synthase F1 subunit epsilon codes for MLHFELVTPARLLISEDVHMVTVPGTDGDFAVLEGHAPFMSTIRDGAVLVQKTPGGQPEAIAIRGGFAEVNARGLTVLAEHAG; via the coding sequence ATGCTGCATTTCGAACTCGTCACGCCGGCCCGTCTGCTCATTTCCGAGGACGTTCACATGGTGACCGTGCCCGGCACCGACGGCGATTTCGCGGTGCTGGAAGGCCATGCGCCGTTCATGTCGACGATCCGCGACGGCGCGGTGCTGGTGCAGAAGACGCCCGGTGGCCAGCCGGAAGCGATCGCGATCCGCGGTGGCTTCGCCGAGGTCAATGCGCGCGGGCTGACCGTGCTGGCCGAGCACGCGGGGTAA